Proteins co-encoded in one Hymenobacter swuensis DY53 genomic window:
- a CDS encoding ATP-binding protein: MDRTGVIYTDESLVGAEITLTNCDREPIHIPGLIQPYGFLLCLHEQTRRVVQASANTQELLGIAAENLIGQGLDCLFEPARLVDIEAQLTTLAEGHRLVGVRLDKVTGQPFYKLILHRFDDLLWLEFEPVAETTDGPLNLPSLNDALGQMLAAASVVEFCAYAVQQVREITGFDRVMAYRFAEDESGEVVAEARHPDLEPFLGLHYPATDIPKQARAMYLKNWLRFIPDVDYVPVPLVPVRNPASQRPPDMTYSVLRSVSPIHVEYLKNMGVGATMTISLIRDGQLWGLLVCHHYAPRLVSYELRDLCQFIGKTFSALLKSKEQADDFAYQLRLREHQARLFGLLAEFPDFRKALYDHLPVVKDVFDCGGVLVSFDGELAAYGSTPTAPQMREIVEWLSKHATGELFHTNSYARHNPAGVAVRSVASGILAIRLDRAAGDFIIWLRPEVLQTVTWAGQQQKAEVMKDGQLHLSPRHSFAAWSESVENTAEAWKPIEVEAAEEIRLRIADIRLKLFNEIQARALQLSRLNAELERSNDELDSFAYVASHDLKEPLRGIHNYSIFLLEDYADKLDSDGVDKLQTLVRLSQRMESLIESLLQLSRVGRLEPDVQEVDLNTILAEAMEILQPRLEQTGTRVTVAHPLPTVQADPVRLREVFNNLLTNAMRYNDSAVKTVEIGVAPAGVISPRGSISPAAFHVLFVRDNGIGIDSRHHESIFKIFKRLHSQDKYGGGTGAGLAIVKKMIEKSGGQLWVESQPAQGATFFFSLPKYTS; encoded by the coding sequence ATGGATAGAACAGGCGTAATCTACACCGACGAAAGCCTGGTAGGCGCGGAAATCACGCTGACCAACTGCGACCGGGAACCCATTCACATTCCTGGGCTGATTCAGCCCTACGGTTTTCTGCTGTGCCTGCACGAGCAAACGCGCCGTGTGGTGCAGGCTAGTGCCAATACGCAGGAGCTGCTGGGTATTGCAGCCGAAAACCTGATAGGGCAGGGGCTGGACTGCCTGTTCGAGCCGGCCCGCCTGGTTGACATAGAAGCGCAGCTTACCACGCTGGCGGAAGGACACCGCTTGGTAGGTGTTCGGCTCGATAAGGTAACCGGCCAGCCGTTCTACAAGCTGATTCTGCACCGCTTTGATGACCTGCTGTGGCTGGAATTTGAACCAGTAGCCGAAACCACGGACGGGCCGCTTAACCTGCCTTCTCTTAACGATGCGCTGGGCCAGATGCTGGCTGCCGCCTCTGTGGTAGAGTTCTGCGCGTATGCCGTGCAGCAGGTGCGCGAAATTACCGGCTTCGATAGGGTAATGGCCTACCGGTTTGCGGAGGATGAAAGCGGCGAAGTCGTAGCCGAAGCCCGCCACCCCGATCTGGAGCCGTTCCTGGGGCTGCACTACCCGGCCACCGATATTCCGAAGCAGGCCCGGGCCATGTACCTCAAAAACTGGCTCCGCTTCATTCCTGACGTAGACTACGTGCCCGTGCCGCTGGTGCCGGTGCGCAACCCAGCCAGCCAGCGCCCCCCTGATATGACCTACTCCGTGCTGCGGAGCGTGTCGCCTATTCATGTGGAGTACCTGAAGAATATGGGCGTGGGAGCTACCATGACCATCTCCCTGATCCGGGACGGGCAGCTGTGGGGGCTGCTGGTCTGTCATCATTACGCGCCGCGCCTGGTGAGCTACGAACTGCGCGACCTGTGTCAGTTCATTGGCAAAACCTTCTCTGCCCTGCTTAAAAGCAAGGAGCAGGCCGATGATTTTGCTTATCAGCTGCGTCTGCGCGAACATCAGGCCCGGCTCTTTGGGCTGCTGGCCGAGTTTCCGGATTTTCGCAAGGCCCTCTACGACCATTTACCTGTCGTAAAAGACGTATTTGACTGCGGCGGCGTACTAGTGAGTTTCGATGGGGAACTGGCTGCCTACGGCAGTACCCCTACTGCCCCCCAGATGCGGGAGATAGTGGAGTGGCTGAGCAAGCACGCCACCGGGGAGCTGTTTCATACCAACTCTTACGCCCGGCATAATCCGGCCGGCGTGGCTGTGCGCTCCGTAGCCAGTGGTATTCTGGCCATCCGGCTCGATAGGGCGGCCGGCGACTTTATCATCTGGTTGCGGCCGGAGGTGTTGCAGACCGTTACCTGGGCCGGCCAGCAGCAGAAAGCCGAAGTGATGAAAGACGGCCAGCTCCATCTTTCGCCCCGGCATTCCTTTGCAGCCTGGAGTGAATCGGTGGAGAATACGGCGGAGGCCTGGAAACCCATAGAAGTTGAAGCTGCCGAGGAAATCCGGCTGCGTATTGCCGATATCCGCCTCAAGCTGTTCAATGAAATTCAGGCCCGGGCCCTGCAGCTCAGCCGCCTTAATGCCGAGCTGGAACGCAGCAACGACGAGCTGGATTCCTTTGCCTACGTGGCCTCCCACGACCTGAAAGAGCCCCTGCGCGGCATCCATAACTACTCCATCTTCCTGCTGGAAGACTACGCTGATAAGCTGGATTCCGACGGCGTGGATAAGCTGCAGACCTTGGTGCGTCTGAGCCAGCGCATGGAGTCCCTGATTGAGTCGTTGCTGCAGCTCTCCCGCGTGGGGCGCCTGGAGCCGGATGTGCAGGAAGTAGATTTGAACACGATATTGGCTGAAGCCATGGAGATACTGCAGCCCCGCCTAGAGCAAACTGGTACCCGTGTTACGGTGGCCCACCCCCTGCCCACCGTACAGGCCGACCCAGTGCGGTTGCGCGAGGTATTCAATAATCTGCTGACCAATGCCATGCGCTACAACGATAGTGCCGTAAAGACCGTAGAAATAGGCGTTGCTCCCGCAGGCGTTATTAGCCCGCGTGGGAGCATTAGCCCGGCAGCATTCCATGTACTCTTTGTGCGTGACAACGGCATCGGCATTGACTCCCGGCACCACGAGAGTATTTTCAAAATCTTTAAGCGTCTGCACAGCCAGGATAAGTATGGTGGTGGTACTGGGGCAGGCTTAGCCATTGTGAAAAAGATGATAGAGAAGAGTGGCGGCCAGCTCTGGGTGGAGTCTCAGCCCGCACAGGGGGCTACCTTCTTCTTTTCGCTTCCGAAATACACCTCATGA
- a CDS encoding EVE domain-containing protein produces MNYWLVKSEPAAYSWDTFVRDNGTDWTGVRNFQARNFLQQMQPGDLVLYYHSVTDKQVVGIAEVAAPAAPDATAEAGSTWVAVHLKPQQPLARPVSLAQIKQDVRLSQIGLLRQSRLSVMALKPEEFDVLLELGS; encoded by the coding sequence TTGAACTACTGGCTCGTTAAATCAGAACCGGCGGCATACTCCTGGGACACGTTTGTGCGCGACAATGGTACCGACTGGACCGGCGTGCGCAACTTTCAGGCCCGCAACTTTCTGCAGCAGATGCAGCCCGGCGACTTAGTTCTCTATTACCACAGCGTAACCGACAAACAGGTAGTAGGCATTGCCGAAGTAGCTGCCCCCGCCGCGCCCGATGCTACTGCCGAAGCGGGCAGCACCTGGGTAGCCGTTCACCTCAAACCGCAGCAGCCGCTGGCCCGGCCCGTTTCCCTCGCCCAGATTAAGCAGGACGTCCGCCTCAGCCAGATTGGCCTGCTGCGGCAGTCCCGCTTGTCGGTGATGGCCCTGAAGCCGGAGGAGTTCGATGTCTTGCTGGAGTTAGGCAGCTAA
- a CDS encoding glycosyltransferase family 9 protein, whose product MKILVLRFSSIGDIVLTTPVVRGIKQQVPGAAVHFATKPAFRGLLEPNPYVDKVHCLTGSLPELVAELKAEQFDFVVDLHHNLRTALIKAQLGVKSASFDKLNWRKWLLVNLKINTLPAVHIVERYLAAAAPLGVENDNQGLDYFIPDQDEVDISATLPPAFQRGYVAFAIGAQHATKRLPVERIIELCGQLRRPIVLLGGPTDESTGHIVELAFEQGTASSPPAPGRIPDSPYYFPATAPDSKLPATSIYNACGKFNLNQSASLVRQAGLVVSHDTGLMHVAAAFRKEIISVWGNTVPEFGMYPYRTEFRVLEVPDLPCRPCSKIGYEKCPKGHFRCMRDIRFDLDLPGLYGL is encoded by the coding sequence ATGAAAATTCTCGTTCTGCGCTTTTCTTCTATCGGTGACATTGTGCTGACGACGCCCGTGGTGCGCGGGATAAAGCAGCAGGTACCAGGAGCAGCGGTGCATTTTGCCACCAAACCGGCCTTCCGGGGCCTGCTGGAACCGAACCCGTACGTAGATAAAGTTCATTGCCTGACCGGCTCGCTGCCGGAACTGGTGGCGGAACTGAAGGCGGAGCAGTTCGATTTTGTGGTGGATCTGCACCACAACCTGCGTACGGCACTTATCAAGGCACAACTGGGCGTAAAATCAGCCAGCTTCGATAAGCTGAACTGGCGTAAATGGCTGCTGGTAAACCTGAAAATCAATACGCTGCCCGCTGTGCATATTGTGGAGCGGTACCTGGCGGCGGCAGCGCCGCTGGGGGTGGAAAATGATAATCAGGGACTTGACTACTTTATTCCGGACCAGGACGAGGTAGATATTTCGGCCACGCTACCACCTGCGTTTCAGCGGGGCTACGTGGCCTTTGCCATCGGCGCGCAGCATGCCACCAAGCGGCTGCCGGTGGAGCGTATTATTGAACTGTGCGGGCAGCTTCGGCGCCCCATCGTGCTATTGGGCGGCCCCACCGATGAAAGTACCGGCCACATTGTAGAGCTGGCCTTCGAACAGGGTACTGCCAGTTCGCCGCCAGCCCCCGGCCGTATTCCGGATAGCCCGTATTACTTTCCTGCAACGGCTCCCGATAGCAAGCTACCGGCTACCAGTATTTACAATGCCTGCGGCAAATTCAACCTCAACCAGTCAGCCTCCCTGGTGCGGCAGGCTGGCCTGGTCGTGAGCCACGATACCGGCCTGATGCACGTAGCCGCCGCCTTCCGGAAGGAAATCATCAGCGTGTGGGGCAATACGGTGCCGGAGTTCGGTATGTACCCATACCGCACCGAATTCCGGGTGCTGGAAGTCCCGGACCTCCCGTGCCGGCCGTGCTCTAAAATTGGCTACGAAAAGTGCCCCAAGGGTCACTTCCGGTGCATGCGTGATATCCGCTTTGATCTGGACTTGCCGGGCCTCTACGGATTGTAG
- a CDS encoding DUF4252 domain-containing protein translates to MKLRHFSFLLAFGLLLLAGCRAGGPGNPARTVAEFFNKYENRSGFKATDWNAGLGTRFVLGRIAKLGGGSDISEALTSIRTARILTFTPTTGNARDLVAEGLNKEVDGLLANERYTPLAVTTAEGPNQMRYSVREQGGKVSEFVAVGTQGSTDSFVLVSVAGNFTREQVAQLSKVLPSVISGTN, encoded by the coding sequence ATGAAACTACGTCACTTTTCTTTCCTGCTGGCTTTCGGTTTACTGTTGCTGGCTGGCTGCCGCGCCGGTGGTCCGGGCAACCCCGCCCGCACCGTTGCCGAGTTCTTCAACAAGTACGAGAACCGCTCAGGCTTCAAGGCTACCGACTGGAATGCCGGCCTGGGTACTCGCTTCGTACTGGGCCGCATTGCCAAACTGGGCGGCGGCAGCGACATCAGCGAGGCTCTGACCTCCATCCGGACGGCCCGCATCCTCACCTTTACGCCCACCACCGGCAACGCCCGCGACCTAGTAGCGGAAGGGCTGAACAAGGAAGTGGATGGGCTGCTGGCCAATGAGCGGTACACGCCGCTTGCCGTTACCACGGCCGAAGGCCCCAACCAGATGCGCTACTCAGTGCGGGAACAGGGCGGCAAAGTCTCGGAGTTTGTAGCGGTAGGTACCCAGGGCTCCACCGATTCGTTTGTATTGGTTTCAGTGGCCGGTAACTTTACCCGCGAGCAGGTAGCTCAGCTCAGCAAAGTGCTGCCCAGCGTTATCAGCGGCACGAATTAA
- a CDS encoding OsmC family protein, with protein sequence MDPVIIVPAILVKVGPAALTADIQAGRHTWLVDEPVTVGGEDRGPTPYDMLLSALGACTAITLRLYATRKQWPLEGIEVRLSHQRVHREDCDQCEQPGTTLEEIHKELRLLGPLSADQRQRLQVVSEKCPVQKILTSGVLRVITVLAE encoded by the coding sequence ATGGACCCGGTAATAATTGTTCCAGCAATCCTGGTAAAAGTAGGTCCTGCCGCTCTGACAGCCGATATCCAGGCTGGCCGCCATACGTGGCTAGTTGATGAGCCGGTAACGGTGGGCGGAGAGGACCGGGGGCCTACCCCGTATGACATGCTACTCTCGGCGCTGGGAGCCTGCACGGCCATCACGCTGCGCCTGTACGCCACCCGAAAACAATGGCCCCTGGAGGGTATTGAAGTGCGGTTAAGCCACCAGCGCGTACATCGAGAAGATTGCGACCAGTGTGAGCAGCCGGGCACCACGCTGGAAGAGATACATAAGGAGCTGCGGCTGTTGGGGCCGTTATCGGCGGATCAGCGGCAGCGGTTGCAGGTTGTCTCGGAGAAGTGCCCCGTCCAGAAAATACTCACCAGCGGAGTACTGCGCGTCATAACGGTGCTGGCTGAGTAA
- a CDS encoding aminopeptidase P N-terminal domain-containing protein, translating to MRYGSISPDLFTENRRRFREQLPPASLAIFHSNDVMPTNADGTMAFRQNNDLFYLSGADQEESILVIFPDAVLPQYREILFLKETSEHILVWEGYKLTKEQAREQSGIPTIMWLESFKSVLPALMNEAENVYLNSNEHIRSTVEVETRDARFIKWIKEAYPLHQYRRVARIMHQLRAVKSPEEIRLMQKAADITEKAFRRLLGFVKPGVMEYEIEAEIFHEFLRNASRGPAYGSIIASGANACILHYVSNDRECRDGDVLLMDFGAEYANYAADLSRSIPVNGTFTKRQRAVYEAVLSVMKFATARLVPGGNIEEYHAAVGRQMEQELIKLDLLNAQDVKNQDPAAPLYKKYFMHGTSHYLGLDVHDVGYKYRTFEPGMVYTCEPGIYIREEGLGIRLENDILITKTGNDDLMKNIPLEAADIERLMKR from the coding sequence ATGCGCTACGGCTCTATTTCGCCCGACCTGTTTACCGAAAACCGCCGCCGCTTCCGCGAGCAGCTGCCGCCCGCCTCGTTGGCCATCTTCCACTCCAACGACGTGATGCCGACCAACGCCGACGGTACCATGGCGTTCCGCCAGAACAACGACTTGTTCTACCTCTCCGGCGCCGACCAGGAAGAAAGCATTCTGGTGATTTTTCCGGATGCCGTACTGCCTCAGTACCGAGAAATTCTGTTTTTGAAGGAAACCTCCGAGCACATTCTGGTGTGGGAAGGCTACAAGCTCACCAAGGAGCAGGCCCGCGAGCAGTCGGGTATTCCCACCATTATGTGGCTGGAATCGTTCAAGAGCGTGCTGCCGGCCCTGATGAATGAGGCCGAAAACGTGTACCTCAACTCCAACGAGCACATCCGCTCCACGGTGGAGGTAGAAACCCGCGACGCCCGCTTTATCAAATGGATTAAAGAGGCCTACCCGTTGCATCAGTACCGCCGCGTGGCCCGTATCATGCACCAGTTGCGCGCCGTCAAGAGCCCCGAGGAAATTCGGTTGATGCAGAAGGCTGCTGACATCACTGAAAAGGCCTTCCGCCGCCTGCTGGGCTTCGTGAAGCCGGGCGTAATGGAGTACGAAATCGAGGCCGAAATCTTCCACGAGTTTCTGCGCAACGCCTCCCGGGGGCCGGCCTATGGCAGCATCATTGCCAGCGGGGCTAACGCGTGTATTCTGCACTACGTCAGCAACGACCGGGAGTGCCGGGACGGCGACGTGCTGCTGATGGACTTCGGCGCGGAGTACGCCAACTACGCCGCCGACCTGTCGCGCTCCATCCCCGTGAATGGCACCTTCACCAAGCGCCAACGCGCCGTGTACGAAGCCGTGCTCAGCGTAATGAAGTTTGCCACCGCCCGCCTGGTGCCCGGCGGCAACATTGAGGAGTACCACGCCGCCGTGGGCCGCCAGATGGAGCAAGAACTCATTAAGCTGGATTTGCTGAATGCGCAGGACGTGAAAAACCAGGACCCCGCCGCGCCGCTCTACAAAAAGTACTTCATGCACGGCACCAGCCATTACCTGGGCCTTGATGTGCACGATGTGGGCTACAAGTACCGCACCTTTGAGCCAGGCATGGTGTACACCTGCGAGCCGGGTATCTATATCCGGGAGGAAGGATTGGGCATCCGGCTGGAAAACGACATCCTCATCACCAAAACCGGCAACGACGACCTAATGAAGAATATCCCGCTGGAAGCCGCCGACATCGAGCGACTGATGAAGCGGTAA
- a CDS encoding OmpA family protein, producing MRHLLATSTALGLTLLAAAPRAQAQTADRKTAIGLNVSAMQYKGNFGSDYWKFGENKYAPGITFSRYISKGLDVQLSGNYVEFKQTAPNSAPYFGSNFATNVVNVNLGLKFKAFKEESRIRPYLLAAPGLTYMSREATINRNGTSTNQDEDKNHFDLFGAAGIDFRLGDAVTLFVQTGQHIPLNANIDGDPARDDNKFDDRFLQHTVGLNIALGKAKDTDGDGVPDRKDKCPDTPSGVAVDENGCPLDGDKDGVPDYQDQCPTEAGTAAMQGCPDKDNDGVADKNDDCPDEAGLPALRGCPDADGDGVADKNDKCPATPAGTQVDANGCPLVVDADGDGIPDAADKCPDTPKGAKVDANGCPMEIDPGVRKLEQPIRFETNSTVIKRTSYGTLDKMTKALKDHPEYSLRIIGHADSRGTDEYNQALSERRAGSVKRYFTGKQVDPARIVTEGRGESEPSAPNTSAAGMSQNRRVEFKFEFFIPNAPQP from the coding sequence ATGAGACACCTTTTAGCAACCTCAACGGCCCTGGGTCTGACGCTTCTGGCGGCAGCTCCGCGGGCTCAGGCCCAGACGGCCGACCGGAAGACGGCCATTGGCCTCAACGTAAGCGCCATGCAGTACAAGGGCAACTTCGGCTCCGACTACTGGAAGTTCGGCGAGAACAAGTATGCCCCCGGCATCACCTTCAGCCGCTACATTTCGAAGGGCTTGGACGTGCAGCTGAGCGGCAACTACGTAGAGTTCAAGCAGACGGCCCCGAACAGTGCCCCGTATTTCGGCAGCAACTTCGCTACCAACGTGGTGAACGTGAACCTAGGTCTGAAATTCAAGGCGTTCAAAGAGGAGTCGCGGATCCGCCCCTACTTGCTGGCTGCTCCCGGCCTCACCTACATGAGCCGCGAAGCCACCATCAACCGCAATGGAACCTCCACCAACCAGGATGAGGACAAAAACCATTTCGACCTGTTCGGGGCCGCTGGCATTGACTTCCGTCTGGGAGATGCTGTAACCCTGTTCGTGCAGACCGGCCAGCACATCCCGCTGAACGCCAACATTGATGGCGACCCGGCGCGGGACGATAACAAGTTCGATGACCGGTTCCTGCAGCACACTGTGGGCCTGAATATTGCCCTGGGCAAAGCCAAGGACACCGATGGTGACGGCGTACCCGACCGCAAAGACAAATGCCCCGATACGCCCAGCGGCGTGGCTGTGGATGAAAACGGCTGCCCCCTCGATGGCGACAAAGACGGCGTGCCGGATTACCAGGATCAGTGCCCCACTGAAGCCGGTACCGCCGCCATGCAGGGTTGCCCTGATAAAGACAATGACGGCGTAGCCGACAAAAACGACGACTGCCCCGACGAAGCCGGCCTGCCCGCCCTGCGCGGCTGCCCCGACGCCGATGGTGACGGCGTAGCAGACAAAAACGACAAGTGCCCCGCAACGCCTGCCGGCACGCAGGTTGATGCCAACGGTTGCCCGCTGGTAGTTGACGCCGATGGTGACGGTATTCCGGACGCGGCCGATAAGTGCCCCGATACCCCCAAAGGTGCCAAGGTAGACGCTAACGGCTGCCCCATGGAAATTGATCCGGGCGTACGGAAACTCGAGCAGCCCATCCGCTTCGAAACCAACAGTACCGTTATTAAACGCACCTCGTATGGCACGCTCGATAAAATGACCAAGGCGCTGAAAGACCACCCCGAATACAGCCTGCGCATTATTGGCCACGCGGATTCGCGCGGTACTGATGAGTACAACCAAGCTCTGTCGGAGCGCCGCGCCGGCTCGGTGAAGCGTTACTTCACCGGCAAGCAGGTTGACCCTGCCCGCATCGTAACGGAAGGTCGTGGCGAATCGGAGCCTTCTGCTCCGAACACTTCGGCCGCCGGGATGTCGCAGAACCGTCGGGTAGAATTCAAGTTTGAGTTCTTCATTCCCAACGCTCCCCAGCCTTAA
- a CDS encoding helix-hairpin-helix domain-containing protein, which yields MDNRALIRAFRLTAQLMELHEENPFKIRAYEGTANALEQLSVPVADLDRTGLPDRTGLSKTAAAKVAEMLDTGSFEELTRLLAATPPGVIELLGIKGIGPKKIRSLWKELGIEGPEQLREAAQNDEVSKLKGFGQKTQQAILEALDFTDQSRGKLLYPQAEELAHDLLSRLEATPGVEQAAVAGEVRRRLETVETVTLVAAATQPAAVHQLLNTLDGLTADPSRSGPFAWRGTATASGVKVEIILVAAPDFTNQFLLSTAAEAHLSEALTQELQPGQPATLRQWLKRERFATEPALYQRAGLQYVEPELREGLGELALARENKLLPLLEDADLRGSLHNHSTYSDGSHTLREMATFLRDQGYEYLGICDHSQAAHYANGLPPERVRQQQREIDELNQELAPFRIFKGIESDILSDGSLDYPPAVLKTFDFIVASVHSNLKMDERKATARVLRAIENPYTTMLGHPTGRLLLRREGYPLNHKAVIDACAQHKVIIEINANPWRLDLDWRWVRYALDQGVQLSINPDAHHTNGYADMRYGVFMGRKGGLTKDMTFNAKSVDEIAAYFAERKASIKAPLEFKDSLFG from the coding sequence ATGGATAACCGCGCCCTCATCCGAGCCTTCCGCCTCACTGCCCAGCTCATGGAGCTGCACGAGGAGAATCCGTTTAAAATCCGGGCCTACGAAGGCACAGCCAATGCACTAGAGCAGCTCTCCGTGCCCGTGGCCGACCTGGACCGTACCGGCCTGCCCGACCGCACCGGTCTGAGCAAAACCGCTGCCGCAAAGGTGGCCGAAATGCTGGATACCGGCTCGTTTGAGGAGCTGACGCGCCTACTGGCGGCCACGCCGCCCGGGGTAATAGAGTTGCTGGGCATTAAAGGCATCGGCCCCAAGAAAATCCGTAGTCTGTGGAAGGAGTTGGGTATTGAAGGTCCCGAGCAGTTGCGCGAGGCTGCCCAGAATGATGAGGTGAGTAAACTCAAGGGCTTCGGCCAGAAAACTCAGCAGGCTATTCTGGAGGCCCTAGACTTTACTGACCAGAGCCGGGGTAAACTACTGTACCCGCAGGCCGAAGAACTGGCGCATGACCTGCTCAGCCGGCTGGAAGCCACTCCCGGAGTAGAACAGGCCGCCGTAGCGGGGGAAGTGCGCCGCCGCCTCGAAACGGTGGAAACCGTAACGCTGGTAGCCGCCGCCACCCAGCCCGCCGCCGTGCATCAGCTGCTCAATACCCTGGATGGCCTCACCGCCGACCCGAGCCGTAGCGGCCCCTTTGCGTGGCGTGGCACCGCTACGGCTTCGGGCGTGAAGGTGGAAATTATACTGGTAGCTGCCCCCGATTTCACCAATCAGTTCCTGCTCAGTACCGCCGCCGAGGCGCACCTATCCGAGGCTCTGACGCAGGAGCTGCAACCCGGCCAGCCTGCCACTTTGCGCCAGTGGCTGAAGCGGGAGCGGTTTGCCACCGAACCCGCACTGTACCAGCGGGCCGGCCTGCAGTACGTGGAGCCGGAACTGCGCGAAGGGTTGGGCGAGCTGGCCCTGGCCCGGGAGAACAAGCTGCTGCCCCTGCTGGAAGACGCCGACCTGCGCGGTTCCCTGCACAACCACAGCACCTACTCCGACGGCAGCCACACTCTGCGCGAAATGGCCACTTTCCTGCGCGACCAGGGCTACGAGTACCTCGGTATCTGTGACCATTCGCAGGCGGCGCATTATGCCAATGGACTGCCTCCGGAGCGGGTACGGCAGCAGCAGCGCGAAATTGATGAGTTGAACCAGGAACTGGCCCCGTTCCGCATCTTCAAGGGTATCGAGTCGGATATTCTGTCGGATGGCTCCCTAGACTACCCGCCGGCCGTGCTCAAAACCTTCGATTTTATTGTGGCCTCAGTGCATTCCAACCTCAAAATGGATGAGCGTAAAGCCACCGCGCGGGTGTTGCGCGCCATCGAAAATCCCTATACCACCATGTTGGGCCATCCTACAGGCCGCTTGCTGCTGCGTCGGGAAGGGTATCCGCTCAACCACAAGGCCGTGATTGATGCCTGTGCCCAGCATAAGGTTATCATCGAAATAAATGCCAACCCCTGGCGCCTTGACCTGGACTGGCGCTGGGTGCGCTACGCCCTCGACCAGGGCGTGCAACTTAGCATCAACCCTGATGCACACCACACCAATGGCTACGCCGATATGCGCTACGGGGTGTTTATGGGACGTAAAGGCGGCCTCACAAAGGACATGACGTTTAACGCGAAATCCGTAGACGAAATAGCCGCCTACTTTGCCGAGCGTAAAGCCAGTATCAAGGCCCCGCTGGAGTTTAAGGATTCGCTGTTTGGCTAG
- a CDS encoding response regulator, producing MSSASLKPILVVEDSTEDFTALGRAFRKHALQNPVLRCTDGDQALEYLQGYGRNIKWPAVLPAIILLDLNMPGTDGRAVLDVVKHDDALNTIPIIIFSTSSNSKDIEECYRLGANSYLTKPIDYAAMEEKVRLIVQYWLSAVELPSN from the coding sequence ATGAGTTCTGCCTCCCTGAAACCCATTTTAGTAGTCGAAGATAGTACCGAGGACTTCACGGCCCTGGGCCGGGCATTCCGTAAGCATGCGCTGCAAAATCCGGTGTTGCGCTGCACCGATGGCGACCAGGCGCTGGAATATCTGCAGGGCTACGGCCGCAATATTAAGTGGCCGGCCGTGCTGCCGGCCATTATCCTGCTCGACCTGAACATGCCCGGTACCGATGGCCGGGCTGTGTTGGATGTGGTGAAACACGATGATGCTCTCAACACCATCCCGATTATCATTTTCAGTACTTCTTCTAACAGTAAGGATATTGAAGAGTGCTACCGACTGGGAGCAAATAGCTACCTCACCAAGCCCATTGACTATGCGGCCATGGAAGAAAAAGTGCGTCTGATTGTGCAGTATTGGCTGAGCGCAGTAGAACTGCCCAGTAACTAA
- a CDS encoding UBP-type zinc finger domain-containing protein: MALCFHLQALETLLPPPAEPVCPECVALGDAWVHLRVCQACGHVGCCDSSTNKHATRHFQTSSHPVVTSAEPGEQWAWCYVHEQIAEY, encoded by the coding sequence ATGGCTCTCTGTTTCCATCTGCAGGCGCTTGAAACCCTGCTGCCGCCACCCGCCGAACCGGTCTGTCCTGAATGCGTGGCTTTGGGCGACGCCTGGGTGCATCTGCGCGTGTGCCAGGCGTGTGGCCACGTTGGGTGCTGCGACTCTTCCACAAACAAACATGCCACCCGGCATTTTCAGACCAGCAGCCACCCGGTAGTAACCTCCGCCGAGCCAGGCGAGCAGTGGGCCTGGTGCTACGTGCACGAGCAAATAGCAGAGTATTAG
- a CDS encoding biliverdin-producing heme oxygenase, producing MTVSAGSADVLTRLRQETRPYHDALEANEFNQQLKAGTPTEAAAARFLAKLYGFVVPFEAQLRAHAEEFGPEWELTRRYRASLLHQDLPAAATLPLAPNLPPLHTRAQLLGAMYVLEGSTLGGQVISRQLAKAGIAARAYFSGHAEQTGPLWKSFVGLLAEAATPATTDEIVASAILTFQRLHAWIEQA from the coding sequence ATGACCGTATCTGCCGGCTCTGCCGATGTTCTGACCCGCCTGCGCCAGGAGACCCGCCCGTACCATGATGCGCTGGAGGCCAACGAGTTCAACCAGCAATTAAAAGCTGGCACGCCAACCGAAGCCGCAGCGGCCCGCTTCCTGGCGAAGCTATATGGGTTTGTAGTGCCTTTTGAGGCGCAATTGCGCGCCCACGCTGAGGAGTTTGGCCCGGAATGGGAGTTGACCCGCCGCTACCGGGCCTCGTTGCTGCATCAGGATCTGCCTGCTGCGGCTACGCTGCCTTTGGCCCCCAACCTGCCGCCTCTGCACACCCGCGCCCAGTTGCTGGGCGCTATGTACGTGCTGGAAGGCTCTACACTGGGCGGTCAGGTAATTTCCCGGCAGCTGGCGAAGGCCGGTATTGCGGCCCGGGCGTATTTCAGCGGCCACGCCGAGCAGACAGGGCCGCTCTGGAAATCTTTTGTGGGGTTGCTGGCCGAGGCCGCAACGCCCGCCACCACCGACGAGATTGTGGCCTCGGCCATTCTCACGTTCCAACGCTTACACGCATGGATAGAACAGGCGTAA